From Microbacterium croceum, a single genomic window includes:
- a CDS encoding ComF family protein — protein MHSQSRLGTVLRGIGAEMAALLLAASCAGCDEPGELLCAACRVGLMPRPVEIRTPQGLAVRAALPFEGVPARCIRRLKDSGESSLVRPLGRVLSAVLDGASSPDALIVPVPTSRAAFRRRGYRVPELLARCAGASPHRLLAVASRRADQRGLDARSRRDNVQGSMHARRRGHAERVILVDDVVTTGATLDEAANALTDAGFDVLFAVALAATPRHRRLIEDSSATRRK, from the coding sequence ATGCATTCTCAGTCGCGTCTCGGGACGGTGCTGCGGGGTATCGGTGCGGAGATGGCGGCGCTCCTTCTCGCAGCGTCGTGCGCAGGCTGCGATGAGCCAGGCGAGCTGCTCTGCGCTGCGTGCCGCGTCGGGCTCATGCCGCGCCCGGTGGAGATACGCACGCCGCAGGGGCTCGCCGTGCGCGCAGCGCTCCCGTTCGAGGGAGTGCCAGCCCGTTGCATCCGTCGGCTCAAGGATTCCGGCGAGTCGTCGCTCGTGCGCCCACTGGGCCGAGTCCTGAGCGCAGTTCTCGATGGGGCTTCGTCGCCCGACGCGCTGATCGTCCCGGTGCCCACCAGTCGTGCAGCATTTCGTCGGCGCGGCTACCGCGTGCCCGAACTGCTCGCACGCTGCGCGGGCGCCTCGCCGCATCGGCTGCTCGCGGTCGCCTCTCGGAGGGCCGATCAGCGCGGCCTCGACGCCCGTTCACGCCGGGACAACGTGCAGGGCAGCATGCACGCCCGCAGACGCGGTCATGCGGAGCGGGTCATCCTCGTCGATGACGTCGTCACGACAGGAGCCACCCTCGACGAAGCGGCGAACGCCCTCACCGACGCAGGATTCGACGTGCTCTTCGCCGTCGCGCTCGCCGCCACTCCGCGTCACCGGAGACTCATCGAGGACTCATCGGCGACACGGAGGAAATGA
- a CDS encoding glycerophosphoryl diester phosphodiesterase membrane domain-containing protein translates to MSGQMWTPAPKKGIIPLHPLTFGMLLGKAFAALRHNPKVLFGFAVVIQLIVVLATAGVMGVVLFTSFARLETVPVGSPDFEAVLAGTIAVNIVAGLVVGLASIAFTAIMQGVVAADIGYAAIGVKATLRMLWKKMTPAFWRLAGFSSLSVIAVFGLLAVVAVIIGAFIAGGLGGSAELIGVLVVVVILIALACVPLVVWLSTKLLLVPSVLVLEGARFREALVRSWRLTRGRFWVAWGVTFLISAIMGLAMQVVSVPVTLLSSLLGSVVAPTGATEPSAIVGYVFTLIAPQILLLVLQAITLVVQSTGSALVYLDCRMRYEGLDQTLISHVERRDLGWTDEQLGDPYVVDPSRAVSQAPPPRQVPEHVMMSTGYAYPPQYAAPAYPGPQQAAPSAPPYAGQQHPSQQYPGQQDPSYQYPGTATQPPAFAPAPPPISTAGTLPPAMPPAPSGRTWAPPADGAWTAPGADGDGSA, encoded by the coding sequence GTGAGCGGTCAGATGTGGACCCCTGCCCCGAAGAAGGGCATCATCCCCCTTCATCCGCTGACATTCGGGATGCTGCTGGGAAAGGCGTTCGCAGCGCTGCGACACAACCCGAAAGTGCTGTTCGGCTTCGCGGTCGTCATCCAGCTGATCGTCGTACTGGCCACAGCCGGGGTCATGGGTGTCGTCCTGTTCACCAGCTTCGCCCGGTTGGAGACGGTCCCGGTCGGCTCTCCCGACTTCGAGGCGGTGCTGGCGGGAACCATCGCGGTCAACATCGTGGCCGGCCTCGTCGTCGGTCTCGCCTCGATCGCTTTCACCGCGATCATGCAGGGCGTCGTCGCCGCGGACATCGGCTACGCGGCGATCGGGGTGAAGGCGACGCTGCGGATGCTGTGGAAGAAGATGACACCCGCCTTCTGGCGCCTCGCCGGCTTCTCGTCGTTGTCGGTGATCGCCGTGTTCGGGCTCCTCGCGGTCGTCGCGGTGATCATCGGCGCGTTCATCGCCGGCGGTCTCGGCGGGAGTGCGGAGCTCATCGGTGTGCTGGTGGTCGTCGTGATCCTGATCGCGCTCGCGTGCGTCCCGCTCGTGGTATGGCTGTCGACCAAGCTCCTCCTCGTCCCCTCGGTCCTGGTGCTCGAGGGCGCGCGTTTCCGCGAGGCGCTCGTGCGTTCGTGGCGTCTGACCCGCGGCCGCTTCTGGGTCGCCTGGGGTGTGACGTTCCTGATCAGCGCGATCATGGGACTCGCCATGCAGGTCGTGAGCGTGCCCGTCACCCTGCTCAGCTCTCTGCTCGGATCGGTCGTCGCGCCGACGGGGGCCACGGAGCCCAGCGCGATCGTCGGCTACGTGTTCACATTGATCGCACCCCAGATCCTCCTCCTCGTCCTCCAGGCGATCACGCTCGTCGTGCAGAGCACCGGCTCCGCGCTGGTCTACCTCGACTGCCGGATGAGGTACGAGGGTCTGGACCAGACGCTGATCTCCCATGTGGAGCGGCGCGATCTCGGGTGGACCGACGAGCAGCTCGGCGACCCGTACGTCGTGGATCCGAGCCGAGCCGTCTCACAGGCGCCGCCGCCGCGGCAGGTTCCGGAGCACGTCATGATGTCGACCGGATACGCATATCCGCCGCAGTACGCGGCTCCTGCCTATCCCGGCCCGCAGCAGGCGGCTCCCTCCGCGCCGCCATACGCGGGGCAGCAACACCCTTCGCAGCAGTACCCCGGTCAGCAAGACCCCTCTTATCAATACCCCGGGACGGCGACGCAGCCTCCGGCGTTCGCGCCGGCCCCACCGCCGATCTCCACTGCCGGCACCCTGCCTCCCGCGATGCCGCCAGCACCGAGCGGACGCACGTGGGCGCCTCCGGCCGACGGCGCCTGGACGGCTCCCGGCGCCGATGGTGACGGTTCGGCATGA
- a CDS encoding DUF4129 domain-containing protein has protein sequence MSRSFDVYVPDGDEARRWAQEELANPRYADAKPTWFDLFARDIGRFLRDLFTSENGANVGPAALIIVSVIIVAALVIALIIWGRPRRARSVRSARGDLLGAADDRSAAQLRSDADRSARDGDWDTATILRFRALARGLLERDLIDPAPGATAQAIAREASTVFADESSAVRRAAVSFDDVRYLRHPANAESYRELADTDDRLRARRPEAVLA, from the coding sequence ATGAGCCGATCGTTCGATGTCTACGTACCCGACGGCGACGAGGCGCGGCGCTGGGCCCAGGAAGAACTCGCGAACCCTCGCTACGCCGACGCGAAGCCGACCTGGTTCGACCTCTTCGCACGCGACATCGGACGCTTCCTGCGCGACCTGTTCACCTCGGAGAACGGCGCGAACGTCGGTCCGGCCGCTCTCATCATCGTCAGCGTCATCATCGTCGCGGCGCTGGTCATCGCCCTCATCATCTGGGGCAGGCCACGCCGCGCCAGGAGCGTCCGCTCCGCGCGTGGCGATCTTCTGGGTGCCGCTGACGATCGGAGCGCCGCGCAGCTGCGTTCGGATGCCGACCGCAGCGCACGCGATGGCGACTGGGACACGGCGACGATCCTGCGGTTCCGCGCGCTCGCTCGCGGGCTGCTGGAACGCGACCTGATCGACCCCGCGCCCGGAGCCACGGCGCAGGCCATCGCCCGTGAGGCGAGCACGGTGTTCGCCGACGAGAGCAGCGCCGTGCGGCGTGCGGCGGTGTCGTTCGACGATGTCCGTTACCTGCGCCATCCGGCGAACGCGGAGAGCTACCGTGAGCTGGCGGACACGGACGACCGACTCCGCGCCCGTCGCCCGGAGGCGGTGCTCGCATGA
- the mtrB gene encoding MtrAB system histidine kinase MtrB, translated as MAVTTTTTTAVAVLRDWRSWPTVLSALWRRSLRFRTLTITLLATSLAILVTCVTMALVIQNDLFVSRKNVVLEDARRAIDDAQRKLDVAEVGDDPAALQDLWRSITEGLARNSSAEQLAGFRIDKGPNAPGVNGFTLRGLTANQLSDGLRNRVTEFDYLQAWQSLALVSEAGREVPGIVVGQQLQVPQAGPFEIYLAYDLDDADQTLVFVQRTLWIAGIGLVAIVAAISWIVLRTVSTPIIQAAETSARLASGDLGVRLEVHGEDELATLGRSFNAMADSIEAQIKELGELSMVQQRFVSDVSHELRTPLTTIRLAADMLNDQRDEFAPTTARTAELLYTQVQRFDILLSDLLEISRYDAGSVQLELEATSLAHVAEDVIEQMRPLAEGRGTELRLVAPGGYSPVDMDPRRVRRVLRNLIGNAIEHGEGRPIVITVDSNQHAVAAGVRDFGMGMEPGDAERVFDRFWRADPSRQRTIGGTGLGLSIALGDATLHGGTLEVWSKLGDGTNFVLTLPRHGAVLEGASPIPLEPQEPLAEIGDATQPISLADLARELLDREDES; from the coding sequence ATGGCCGTGACGACGACGACCACCACGGCGGTCGCCGTACTCCGCGACTGGCGCAGCTGGCCGACGGTGCTCTCGGCCCTCTGGCGCCGGTCGCTGCGGTTCCGCACGCTGACCATCACCCTCCTCGCGACGTCATTGGCCATCCTCGTCACGTGCGTGACCATGGCGCTCGTGATCCAGAACGACCTGTTCGTATCGCGCAAGAACGTCGTGCTCGAAGACGCCAGACGCGCCATCGACGATGCGCAGCGCAAGCTCGACGTCGCAGAAGTCGGCGATGACCCCGCCGCGCTGCAAGACCTCTGGCGGAGCATCACCGAGGGCTTGGCCCGGAACTCGAGCGCCGAGCAGCTGGCGGGGTTCCGCATCGACAAGGGGCCGAACGCACCTGGGGTGAACGGTTTCACCCTCAGGGGTCTGACGGCGAATCAGCTGAGCGATGGACTGCGCAACCGGGTGACGGAATTCGACTATCTCCAGGCGTGGCAGTCGCTCGCGCTGGTGAGCGAAGCGGGGAGGGAGGTACCGGGGATCGTCGTCGGTCAGCAGCTCCAGGTCCCGCAGGCCGGTCCTTTCGAGATCTACCTCGCGTACGACCTCGACGATGCCGATCAGACACTCGTCTTCGTGCAGCGCACGCTATGGATCGCCGGGATCGGTCTGGTGGCGATCGTGGCGGCCATCTCGTGGATCGTGCTGCGAACGGTGTCGACACCGATCATCCAAGCAGCAGAGACGAGTGCTCGGCTGGCGTCGGGCGACCTCGGCGTGCGGCTGGAGGTGCACGGCGAGGACGAGCTGGCCACCCTCGGCAGGTCCTTCAACGCCATGGCTGACAGCATCGAGGCGCAGATCAAGGAACTCGGCGAACTCTCGATGGTCCAGCAGCGGTTCGTCTCGGATGTCTCGCACGAGCTGCGCACGCCGCTGACGACCATCCGCTTGGCGGCGGACATGCTGAACGACCAGCGGGACGAGTTCGCCCCGACCACTGCACGCACAGCGGAGCTGCTGTACACGCAGGTGCAGCGGTTCGACATCCTGCTGTCCGACCTGCTCGAGATCAGCCGCTACGACGCAGGGTCGGTGCAGCTCGAGCTGGAGGCGACGAGTCTCGCTCACGTCGCGGAGGACGTGATCGAGCAGATGCGCCCACTGGCTGAGGGCCGCGGCACCGAGCTCAGGCTCGTCGCGCCTGGCGGGTACTCGCCGGTCGACATGGACCCGCGTCGTGTGCGCCGGGTGCTGCGCAACCTGATCGGCAACGCGATCGAGCACGGCGAGGGGCGACCGATCGTCATCACCGTCGACAGCAATCAGCACGCGGTGGCGGCCGGCGTCCGCGACTTCGGCATGGGTATGGAACCGGGCGATGCGGAGCGCGTGTTCGACAGGTTCTGGCGCGCAGATCCTTCGCGACAACGCACGATCGGCGGCACCGGGCTGGGGCTCTCGATCGCTCTGGGCGACGCGACGCTGCATGGCGGAACGCTCGAGGTGTGGTCGAAGCTCGGAGACGGGACCAACTTCGTGCTCACGCTGCCGCGCCATGGCGCCGTGCTGGAGGGGGCGAGCCCGATCCCACTCGAGCCGCAGGAGCCGTTGGCCGAGATCGGCGATGCGACGCAGCCGATCTCGCTCGCCGATCTCGCGAGAGAGCTTCTCGATCGAGAGGATGAGTCATGA
- a CDS encoding GerMN domain-containing protein: MIHRRDRRMLRVLALAAAALLLPACAGLPTSGDVNVGLELGEAPEDNDILFIASGPAPGASPQEIVEGFLEAAITPAENWSIARTFLTPELQPTWRPGVGVSVDTAVGARTMTSTIPDEGDEGAEDATSGDVTVQFDLVANVDESGAYSESVGASTATFTVERLDDGEWRIAKAPDGIVIDESRFSLVFDGYPLQYFDHDWSHLVPDVRWFPRRTSIATTVTQALINGSASPWLEQSVQSAFPADVQLAEDAVPIGPEQVAEVALTGPDTRLNQTTLARMRTQLQATFEASGVHVSQVRFTLDGRPLNAGIVKLSEETIDPGSLVLTDDAFGAIVGDQIAPIPGISDEILGLSQEITAIDVAADSSHAAVHLADGRIYLAGNGRMDELDTPATTVSPSIDPFGYTWTVPSNDPGAVQAWGSDASPNAVATAWSNASAISAMRVSSDGSRVAAVVTVGGQYWVVVAAIVRENGVPVELGPVKQLTRIDGAADDLVWLGPTRLGVLIPGEGSPLLTQMVGGPGTAEAAPADAVSLAGSRTIGGVRVLNAESTLFAHAGSAWREIASDVRVLATRAGE; the protein is encoded by the coding sequence ATGATCCATCGCCGTGACAGACGGATGCTGCGGGTCCTCGCCCTGGCGGCTGCCGCGTTGCTGCTCCCTGCGTGCGCGGGGCTGCCGACGAGCGGCGACGTGAACGTCGGACTCGAACTGGGCGAGGCGCCGGAGGACAACGACATCCTCTTCATCGCATCGGGGCCGGCGCCGGGCGCGAGCCCGCAGGAGATCGTGGAGGGTTTCCTGGAAGCAGCGATCACCCCCGCGGAGAACTGGAGCATTGCTCGCACCTTCCTCACCCCGGAGCTGCAGCCGACCTGGCGTCCGGGCGTCGGAGTGTCGGTCGACACCGCCGTGGGGGCCCGCACCATGACCTCGACGATCCCTGACGAGGGCGATGAAGGTGCCGAGGATGCGACATCGGGCGACGTGACGGTGCAGTTCGATCTCGTCGCGAACGTCGACGAGTCCGGCGCGTACTCCGAATCCGTGGGGGCGTCCACCGCGACGTTCACCGTCGAGCGACTCGACGACGGCGAATGGCGCATCGCGAAAGCACCGGACGGCATCGTGATCGATGAATCACGGTTCTCCTTGGTGTTCGACGGCTATCCGCTGCAGTATTTCGATCACGATTGGTCGCATCTCGTTCCGGACGTGCGTTGGTTCCCGCGGCGCACCAGCATCGCGACGACCGTCACGCAGGCGCTCATCAACGGGAGCGCCAGTCCCTGGCTCGAGCAGTCGGTGCAGTCGGCGTTCCCCGCCGACGTGCAGCTCGCGGAGGATGCTGTTCCGATCGGTCCTGAGCAGGTGGCGGAGGTCGCGTTGACCGGACCTGACACGCGCCTGAACCAGACCACCCTCGCGCGTATGCGTACCCAGCTCCAGGCGACGTTCGAGGCCTCCGGGGTGCACGTGTCGCAGGTGCGCTTCACTCTTGACGGTCGTCCGCTCAACGCGGGCATCGTGAAACTGAGCGAGGAGACCATCGACCCCGGTTCGCTCGTCCTCACCGACGACGCGTTCGGCGCGATCGTCGGAGACCAGATCGCGCCGATACCCGGGATCAGCGACGAGATCCTCGGCCTCTCGCAGGAGATCACCGCGATCGACGTCGCCGCCGACTCCTCGCACGCCGCCGTGCATCTCGCCGACGGGCGCATCTACCTCGCTGGAAACGGCCGGATGGACGAGCTCGACACCCCGGCCACGACCGTGTCGCCGTCGATCGATCCGTTCGGCTACACCTGGACCGTGCCCTCGAACGACCCGGGTGCGGTGCAGGCATGGGGGAGCGATGCCAGCCCCAACGCGGTGGCCACGGCCTGGTCCAACGCATCGGCGATCTCCGCGATGCGTGTGTCCTCCGATGGTTCGCGCGTCGCCGCCGTCGTCACCGTGGGCGGTCAGTACTGGGTCGTCGTCGCAGCGATCGTCAGGGAGAACGGCGTCCCCGTCGAACTCGGACCCGTCAAGCAGCTGACCAGGATCGATGGCGCCGCGGATGACCTGGTATGGCTGGGACCCACGCGTCTGGGTGTGCTGATCCCCGGGGAGGGCTCGCCCTTGCTCACCCAGATGGTCGGCGGGCCGGGGACGGCGGAGGCTGCCCCTGCCGATGCGGTCTCGCTCGCAGGATCTCGCACGATCGGCGGAGTGCGCGTGCTGAACGCCGAGTCGACGCTGTTCGCGCACGCCGGATCCGCGTGGCGGGAGATCGCCTCGGACGTTCGGGTCCTGGCGACACGCGCCGGCGAGTGA
- a CDS encoding PadR family transcriptional regulator — MSVRQSLLAILDQGPCYGYQLKHEYDRRTGATSSLNVGQIYNTLERLERDGLVRRGEADERGHVYWQITDDGSLEVARWLASPVVRSTTTRDELAVKLAIAATLPGIDVAAVIRAQRAESLARLRTLQQTSYSGETAGGPEELAWSLVMDSMLSAAEAETRWLDHVEQRLSEHSGTALPLATERPRRGRPARVGGA, encoded by the coding sequence ATGTCTGTGCGCCAGAGCCTGCTCGCCATCCTGGATCAGGGCCCGTGCTACGGCTATCAGCTGAAGCACGAGTACGACAGACGGACGGGAGCGACGTCGTCGCTCAACGTGGGGCAGATCTACAACACCCTCGAACGCCTCGAACGGGACGGGCTCGTCCGGCGGGGCGAGGCCGACGAACGCGGTCATGTCTACTGGCAGATCACCGACGACGGTTCCCTCGAGGTCGCCCGCTGGCTGGCCTCGCCCGTTGTCCGCAGCACCACCACTCGGGATGAGCTCGCCGTCAAGCTCGCCATCGCGGCCACGCTCCCCGGAATCGACGTCGCGGCGGTCATCCGCGCTCAGCGCGCTGAGTCGCTCGCCCGATTGCGCACGCTGCAGCAGACCAGTTACAGCGGCGAGACGGCGGGCGGGCCGGAAGAGCTCGCCTGGTCGCTGGTGATGGACTCGATGCTCTCTGCCGCAGAGGCCGAGACCCGATGGCTCGATCATGTCGAGCAGCGCCTGTCTGAGCACTCCGGAACCGCACTCCCCCTCGCGACGGAGCGCCCGAGACGAGGCAGACCGGCCCGGGTCGGCGGGGCCTGA
- a CDS encoding AAA family ATPase, translating to MHRVRTEVDKAVVGQAGTVTGLLVSLLARGHVLLEGVPGVAKTLVVRSFARALGLDTKRVQFTPDLMPGDVTGSLVYDARTGEFDFRAGPVFTQILLADEINRTPPKTQAALLEAMEERQVSADGVSRVLPEPFLVAATQNPIEHEGTYSLPEAQLDRFLMKLVVGMPERDAEVSVLRRHAEGFSPRELTGVEAVVSADEIRAAQVAAGRVEVTDDVLGYVVDLARATRQSPSVELGASPRASTGLLAAAKAWAWLNASSAVTPDHVQTMLVPVWRHRLQLRPDAQMEGVSADAVLTSVVQQTRVPI from the coding sequence ATGCACCGTGTGCGCACCGAGGTCGACAAGGCCGTCGTGGGCCAGGCCGGCACCGTCACCGGACTGCTCGTGTCGCTTCTCGCCCGCGGCCATGTGCTCCTGGAGGGCGTGCCCGGGGTCGCGAAGACGCTGGTCGTGCGCTCGTTCGCCCGGGCGCTGGGGCTTGACACCAAGCGCGTGCAGTTCACCCCCGACCTCATGCCGGGCGATGTGACCGGATCGCTCGTGTACGACGCGCGCACCGGCGAGTTCGACTTCCGCGCCGGCCCCGTCTTCACGCAGATCCTGCTCGCGGACGAGATCAACCGCACACCTCCGAAGACTCAGGCAGCACTGCTGGAGGCGATGGAGGAGCGCCAGGTGTCGGCCGACGGCGTGAGCCGCGTGCTGCCGGAGCCGTTCCTGGTCGCAGCCACGCAGAACCCGATCGAGCACGAGGGCACCTACTCGCTCCCGGAGGCTCAGCTCGACCGCTTCTTGATGAAGCTGGTCGTGGGGATGCCGGAGCGCGATGCGGAGGTGTCCGTGCTCCGCCGCCACGCCGAGGGCTTCTCTCCCCGTGAGCTGACCGGCGTCGAAGCCGTCGTCAGCGCCGACGAGATCCGCGCGGCGCAGGTGGCCGCGGGGCGCGTGGAGGTCACCGACGACGTGCTCGGCTACGTCGTCGACCTCGCCCGCGCCACCCGCCAGTCGCCGTCGGTCGAGCTCGGCGCGAGCCCCCGCGCCTCGACCGGTCTGCTGGCGGCGGCGAAGGCCTGGGCCTGGCTCAACGCCTCCTCGGCGGTGACGCCCGACCACGTACAGACGATGCTGGTGCCCGTGTGGCGCCATCGGCTGCAGCTGCGACCGGACGCGCAGATGGAGGGTGTCTCCGCCGATGCCGTGCTGACCTCGGTCGTACAGCAGACCCGGGTGCCGATCTAA
- the hpf gene encoding ribosome hibernation-promoting factor, HPF/YfiA family: METSIVGVGVGITDRFRTVVEEKIAKIQTFAGRAQRLDVKVTHRAYRNGRVPDETVELTLIGKGPVVRAEATDGDKFVALDLAVDKMSEQLRRAKEKRVDGRQHPRGAHFEKGSGALEGIDVQPASVEVLHAVATGNVPVQNTDDEVYSPVVIRTKSFEAEWMTVEEAVDRMELVGHDFFLFVDVRSDHPSVVYRRKGWDYGVIALSTQAPPTEALAS, encoded by the coding sequence ATGGAAACGAGCATCGTTGGCGTCGGGGTGGGTATCACTGACCGATTCCGCACCGTTGTCGAAGAGAAGATCGCCAAGATCCAGACGTTTGCCGGACGAGCGCAACGACTGGACGTGAAAGTCACGCATCGCGCGTATCGCAACGGCCGAGTTCCGGATGAAACCGTCGAGCTCACGCTGATCGGCAAGGGGCCGGTGGTGCGAGCGGAGGCGACCGACGGCGACAAGTTCGTCGCCCTCGATCTGGCAGTCGACAAGATGTCCGAGCAGCTGCGACGCGCGAAGGAGAAGCGAGTCGACGGCCGACAGCACCCGCGTGGCGCGCACTTCGAGAAGGGCAGCGGTGCCCTGGAAGGGATCGATGTTCAGCCGGCATCCGTGGAGGTTCTCCACGCTGTCGCGACGGGCAATGTTCCAGTGCAGAACACCGACGACGAGGTCTACTCGCCCGTCGTCATCCGCACCAAGAGCTTCGAGGCGGAGTGGATGACTGTCGAGGAGGCCGTCGACCGCATGGAGCTCGTGGGACACGACTTCTTCCTGTTCGTCGACGTCCGCAGCGATCACCCCAGTGTCGTGTATCGACGCAAGGGGTGGGATTACGGCGTGATCGCATTGAGCACCCAGGCGCCGCCGACGGAGGCCCTCGCGTCCTGA
- the mtrA gene encoding MtrAB system response regulator MtrA encodes MTSRILVVDDDTALAEMIGIVLRTEGFEPVFCADGARAVDEWRAQRPDLVLLDLMLPGMDGIEICTRIRAESGVPILMLTARSDTADVVRGLEVGADDYMVKPFNPKELVARIRTRLRPTPQATIEQLRVGDLTVDVDAHEVRRGTTPIALTPLEFQLLVALASKPQQVFSREMLLEQVWGYHYKADTRLVNVHVQRLRAKVELDPDNPKIVMTVRGVGYRAGSVG; translated from the coding sequence ATGACCTCACGCATTCTTGTGGTCGACGACGACACCGCGCTCGCCGAGATGATCGGCATCGTGCTGCGCACGGAGGGTTTCGAGCCGGTGTTCTGCGCCGACGGAGCACGGGCCGTCGACGAGTGGCGCGCCCAGCGCCCTGACCTCGTCCTGCTCGACCTCATGCTCCCGGGGATGGACGGGATCGAGATCTGCACCCGCATCCGCGCAGAGTCCGGCGTCCCCATCCTCATGCTCACAGCCCGGAGCGACACGGCCGATGTGGTGCGCGGCCTGGAGGTCGGAGCGGACGACTACATGGTCAAGCCCTTCAACCCGAAGGAACTGGTCGCCCGGATCCGTACCCGGTTGCGCCCGACGCCCCAGGCCACGATCGAACAGCTCCGAGTGGGTGATCTCACTGTCGACGTCGATGCGCATGAGGTGCGCAGAGGCACCACGCCGATCGCCCTCACCCCGCTCGAGTTCCAGCTGCTGGTCGCGCTCGCGTCGAAGCCCCAGCAGGTCTTCTCGCGGGAGATGCTGTTGGAGCAGGTGTGGGGGTATCACTACAAGGCCGACACCCGGCTGGTGAACGTGCATGTGCAGCGTCTGCGAGCCAAGGTGGAGCTCGACCCGGATAACCCCAAGATCGTGATGACGGTGCGGGGCGTCGGCTACCGTGCCGGGAGCGTCGGCTAG
- a CDS encoding DUF4350 domain-containing protein, with protein sequence MTLAADQTSPPSTAERRPLRWRTLIGWLIIAALVIGVAFIALRVSASAPGRHGGLDPEGRNDAGALALAEILRDQGIEVIVTRSRTDARAAIDEHTTLVMANPYTLSDDGLTALMEPADHVVFLSTGSRLLSLLRIGEDAPGTSPAVAAECALPEFARVGAIRPDRLFTPADGVAACFGDATGAAVLVDDRRGGRHVVVEGSKLFSNAYLAEDGNAALALALLGQTDRVVWYVPTFGDSDIEGQSEDTLGSLTPDWLTPAILLLLLAGVAAAVWRGRRFGPLVAETLPVTVRASETMHGRARLTAKAADSAHAAETLRDGAQRRLARRLGLAAHAGVDDVADAASDRLRIPRGTLQALLAGPLPTDDAALIELARRLSDLETAVEATTHTTRDDG encoded by the coding sequence ATGACCCTCGCCGCTGACCAGACCTCGCCGCCGTCGACGGCGGAGCGTCGGCCTCTGCGCTGGCGCACGCTGATCGGATGGCTGATCATCGCCGCGCTGGTCATCGGCGTCGCCTTCATCGCCCTGCGTGTGAGCGCGAGCGCCCCCGGCAGGCACGGTGGGCTGGATCCTGAGGGGCGCAACGATGCCGGAGCACTCGCGCTGGCGGAGATCCTGCGTGATCAGGGCATCGAGGTGATCGTGACCCGATCGCGCACGGACGCCCGTGCAGCGATCGATGAGCACACGACGCTGGTGATGGCGAACCCGTACACGCTCAGCGACGACGGTCTGACCGCGCTCATGGAGCCGGCGGACCATGTGGTGTTCCTGTCGACAGGCAGCCGGCTCCTCAGTCTGTTGCGCATCGGTGAGGATGCACCGGGGACCTCGCCCGCCGTGGCGGCGGAGTGCGCCCTCCCCGAGTTCGCCCGTGTCGGCGCCATCCGCCCCGACCGGCTCTTCACTCCGGCGGATGGCGTCGCCGCCTGCTTCGGCGATGCGACCGGCGCCGCCGTGCTCGTTGATGACCGGAGGGGCGGACGGCACGTCGTCGTGGAGGGGTCGAAGCTCTTCAGCAACGCGTATCTGGCCGAGGACGGCAATGCGGCCCTGGCGCTCGCCTTGCTCGGACAGACCGATCGGGTCGTCTGGTACGTCCCGACGTTCGGGGACTCGGACATCGAAGGACAGTCGGAGGACACCCTCGGCTCGCTCACGCCCGACTGGCTCACCCCGGCGATCCTGCTGCTGCTCCTCGCCGGTGTCGCCGCGGCGGTCTGGCGGGGCCGGCGTTTCGGGCCGCTGGTCGCCGAGACCCTCCCCGTCACCGTGCGCGCCTCCGAGACGATGCACGGGCGTGCGCGCCTGACGGCGAAGGCAGCCGATTCCGCGCACGCCGCGGAGACACTCCGCGACGGGGCCCAGCGCCGGCTCGCGCGTCGCCTCGGATTGGCCGCGCACGCGGGGGTGGACGACGTCGCCGATGCCGCGTCCGATCGCCTGCGCATTCCTCGCGGAACGCTTCAGGCGCTGCTCGCCGGCCCTCTTCCCACCGACGACGCCGCGCTGATCGAACTCGCGCGACGACTCAGCGACCTCGAGACCGCCGTCGAAGCCACCACTCACACGACCAGGGACGACGGATGA